A single genomic interval of Streptomyces sp. NBC_00663 harbors:
- a CDS encoding RICIN domain-containing protein, with the protein MKSPWTPGRSGRRVTASVAVLLTALATTLLPAAPSQAADTSVTVDFATAGGAPTYHASGMIYGMTPNGSLPQDHFFKDIKWHSMRAGGAQLNSGGYATSLADYRTRWNSTLAQYKRTVALGGTFVLLPHDLWGADGTTSQGWPGDNGDWTQFDNFVTQLVNDVRANNMTVQWDLWNEPDLNIFWGASQSQYLQMWSRFHARVRAAFPDQLIVGPSSASQPNASNTWWTTYLNYVKANNAAPDIYSWHDEPGDPATDVGRANSTLAAAGLTHTRPYQINEYATLSMQSPGGGAWFIGRLERAGADGLRGNWASGNGLHDNEANLLTKNSAGQYLPLGEWFMYRYYGSQSGNIVNLVPGTGTDGLATKDNTAKNAKILLGSNGNTGTVIVNLTGLNTTSVVESGRVRAVVQRVPHNNGAAVAGPETIADTTLTVSGNAASVSLPWTNAKDGYTVTLLPPSNTTVSTVAVSQNSGQCLDDTDLSTADGTQYQQWYCEGGYQQMLDLKPVAGKTNTYTVVNELSGKCLDVRQASTADGAAVTQYTCNGGTNQQFTLHPVTALGNGKDYQLVAVHSGKCVDVSNVSTTAGAPVHQWTCDAASVLSTKRNQIWRLLGKS; encoded by the coding sequence GTGAAATCGCCCTGGACGCCCGGCAGATCCGGCCGCCGAGTCACTGCCTCCGTCGCCGTCCTCCTGACCGCCCTGGCCACGACCCTGCTGCCCGCAGCCCCCTCACAGGCCGCGGACACCAGCGTCACCGTCGACTTCGCCACCGCCGGAGGCGCCCCCACCTACCACGCCTCCGGAATGATCTACGGCATGACGCCCAACGGCTCACTCCCGCAGGACCACTTCTTCAAGGACATCAAGTGGCACTCCATGCGGGCCGGCGGCGCCCAGCTCAACAGCGGCGGCTACGCCACCAGCCTCGCCGACTACCGGACCCGCTGGAACTCCACACTCGCCCAGTACAAGCGCACCGTCGCCCTCGGCGGCACGTTCGTGCTGCTCCCGCACGACCTGTGGGGCGCCGACGGCACCACCAGCCAGGGCTGGCCCGGTGACAACGGCGACTGGACGCAGTTCGACAATTTCGTCACCCAACTCGTCAACGACGTCCGCGCCAACAACATGACGGTCCAGTGGGACCTGTGGAACGAGCCCGACCTGAACATCTTCTGGGGCGCCTCGCAGAGCCAGTACCTCCAGATGTGGTCGCGTTTCCACGCCCGCGTGCGGGCCGCGTTCCCCGATCAGCTGATCGTCGGGCCGAGTTCGGCGAGCCAGCCCAACGCCTCCAACACCTGGTGGACGACGTATCTGAACTACGTCAAGGCCAACAACGCCGCCCCGGACATTTACAGCTGGCACGACGAACCCGGCGACCCGGCCACCGACGTCGGCCGCGCCAACTCCACGCTCGCCGCAGCCGGGTTGACCCACACCCGTCCGTACCAGATCAACGAGTACGCCACCCTCTCCATGCAGTCCCCGGGCGGCGGCGCCTGGTTCATCGGGCGGCTGGAGCGGGCCGGTGCCGACGGGCTGCGCGGCAACTGGGCCTCCGGCAACGGGCTGCACGACAACGAGGCCAACCTCCTGACCAAGAACAGCGCGGGGCAGTATCTGCCGCTGGGCGAGTGGTTCATGTACCGGTACTACGGCTCCCAGAGCGGCAACATCGTCAACCTCGTCCCGGGCACGGGCACCGACGGCCTCGCCACCAAGGACAACACCGCCAAGAACGCCAAGATCCTGCTCGGCAGCAACGGCAACACCGGCACGGTCATCGTCAACCTCACGGGCCTCAACACCACGTCCGTGGTGGAGAGCGGCAGGGTCCGTGCCGTCGTCCAGCGCGTCCCCCACAACAACGGTGCCGCGGTGGCCGGTCCCGAGACGATCGCCGACACCACCCTCACCGTCAGCGGCAACGCGGCCTCGGTGAGCCTTCCCTGGACCAACGCCAAGGACGGTTACACCGTCACCCTGCTCCCGCCGTCCAACACCACCGTCTCCACCGTAGCGGTCAGCCAGAACAGCGGGCAGTGCCTGGACGACACCGACCTGAGCACCGCCGACGGCACCCAGTACCAGCAGTGGTACTGCGAGGGCGGCTACCAGCAGATGCTCGACCTCAAGCCGGTGGCGGGGAAGACCAACACCTACACCGTGGTGAACGAGCTGAGCGGCAAGTGCCTCGACGTCCGGCAGGCGTCCACCGCGGACGGTGCCGCCGTCACCCAGTACACCTGCAACGGCGGTACCAACCAGCAGTTCACGCTCCACCCCGTCACCGCACTCGGCAACGGCAAGGACTACCAGCTCGTCGCCGTGCACAGCGGCAAGTGCGTGGACGTCAGCAACGTCTCCACCACGGCCGGGGCGCCGGTCCACCAGTGGACGTGCGACGCGGCGAGCGTGCTCAGCACCAAGAGGAACCAGATCTGGCGGCTCCTCGGCAAGAGCTGA
- a CDS encoding amylo-alpha-1,6-glucosidase, which produces MTVARTGPAFSLSDIPFSTYGSWFDISPVVAEKTYADDLHLVSHQNGMHAVLRLVPLTRGERARTTWRATPGLLTWEGEQGRVELAYASPDTVRLRGSGLDLGVFAAARALTPFSGTYFFHDPAADAYVFTSYETGRRYRVTVLSGTIAETAGDQALGSGDRGLTVGGAGAGGWEIAVEELDTARPPYAASTAFDDVVESARGAFADFVDAVAPWRSADTPAAELAAYVIWSATVRPAGLVTRPGVLMSKHWMDKVWSWDHCFNALALAPGCPELGLDQFHLPFDHQDAGGALPDSVTHSEVLHNFVKPPIHGWAFGRLRRRLPTPPSRAELAEVYERLERWTDFWLTARRAPGAALPYYQHGNDSGWDNATTFDPERVVVTADLAAFLILQMRELAALAEEFGQQEDVLRWTGAAEEMQAALLDQLWTGDRFVARGAATGDTWSTASLLDLMPIVLGEQLPADVGSALADHIKAHLTPYGLATELTTSPHYLADGYWRGPIWAPATVLIEDGLRRAGHHRLADDISARFRTLCETHGFAENFDAVTGTGLRDRAYTWTAASYLLLAEAHAHRDGH; this is translated from the coding sequence ATGACCGTCGCCCGGACCGGCCCGGCCTTCTCCCTCTCCGACATCCCTTTCAGCACGTACGGATCCTGGTTCGACATCTCTCCCGTCGTGGCCGAGAAGACGTACGCCGACGATCTCCACCTCGTCTCGCACCAGAACGGCATGCACGCCGTCCTGCGCCTGGTCCCACTCACCCGGGGCGAGCGGGCCCGGACCACCTGGCGGGCGACCCCGGGACTGCTCACCTGGGAGGGCGAACAGGGGCGCGTCGAGCTCGCCTACGCATCGCCGGACACCGTACGGCTGCGGGGGAGCGGCCTGGACCTCGGGGTGTTCGCCGCGGCGCGGGCCCTGACCCCGTTCAGCGGCACGTACTTCTTCCACGACCCGGCGGCGGACGCGTATGTGTTCACGTCGTACGAGACCGGACGCCGTTACCGCGTCACCGTGCTGTCCGGCACGATCGCGGAGACGGCCGGGGACCAGGCCCTGGGCAGCGGCGACCGCGGTCTCACCGTGGGCGGCGCGGGGGCGGGCGGCTGGGAGATCGCGGTCGAGGAACTCGACACCGCCCGCCCGCCGTACGCGGCCTCGACGGCCTTCGACGACGTCGTGGAGTCCGCGCGAGGTGCCTTCGCCGACTTCGTCGACGCGGTGGCCCCCTGGCGATCGGCCGACACCCCGGCCGCCGAACTCGCCGCATACGTCATCTGGTCGGCGACCGTCCGCCCGGCCGGTCTGGTCACCCGGCCGGGCGTGCTGATGTCCAAGCACTGGATGGACAAGGTGTGGAGCTGGGACCACTGCTTCAACGCCCTTGCCCTGGCGCCGGGTTGCCCTGAACTCGGCCTCGACCAGTTCCATCTGCCCTTCGACCACCAGGATGCCGGCGGAGCCCTGCCCGACTCGGTCACCCACTCCGAGGTGCTCCACAACTTCGTCAAACCGCCCATCCACGGCTGGGCCTTCGGCCGGCTGCGCCGCCGTTTGCCGACGCCGCCGAGCCGGGCCGAACTCGCCGAGGTGTACGAGCGGTTGGAGCGCTGGACCGACTTCTGGCTGACCGCCCGCCGCGCTCCCGGCGCCGCGTTGCCGTACTACCAGCACGGCAACGACAGCGGCTGGGACAACGCCACCACCTTCGACCCCGAGCGGGTGGTCGTCACCGCCGACCTGGCCGCCTTCCTGATCCTTCAGATGCGGGAACTCGCCGCGCTCGCCGAGGAGTTCGGCCAACAGGAGGACGTACTCCGGTGGACCGGGGCGGCCGAGGAGATGCAGGCCGCGCTCCTGGACCAGCTCTGGACCGGCGACCGGTTCGTCGCCCGGGGCGCCGCCACGGGGGACACGTGGAGCACCGCCAGTCTCCTCGACCTGATGCCCATCGTGCTGGGCGAGCAGCTGCCCGCCGACGTCGGCAGCGCGCTCGCCGACCACATCAAGGCCCACCTCACGCCGTACGGCCTGGCCACCGAACTCACCACCTCCCCGCACTACCTCGCCGACGGCTACTGGCGCGGCCCCATCTGGGCCCCCGCCACCGTCCTCATCGAGGACGGTCTGCGCCGCGCCGGCCATCACCGGCTCGCCGACGACATCAGCGCCCGCTTCCGGACCCTGTGCGAGACGCACGGCTTCGCCGAGAACTTCGACGCCGTCACCGGAACGGGCCTCCGCGACCGCGCCTACACCTGGACCGCCGCCAGTTATCTGCTGCTGGCCGAGGCGCACGCCCACAGAGACGGCCACTGA
- a CDS encoding carbohydrate ABC transporter permease has translation MRTGWKTALGVLLTGIMLFPVYWMVNVSFTRDQDMRKSPPDLFPVHGTLAGYRAVLDDQLPYLGTSLVVGLGTVALTVALAAPAGYALAKLRPRGGGVLSFVLLAAQMIPGIIMAMGFYAIYLQLDLLQSVPGLIVADSTLAVPFAVLIFTAFMSGIPGELLQAARTDGAGPLRTFWSVVLPMSRNAVVTVSLFAFLWSWSDFVLASTLVNGGAHEPITLGIYHYIGNNNQEWNAIMATAVVASLPAAVILVLAQRYVAAGVTAGAVKD, from the coding sequence ATGAGGACAGGATGGAAGACGGCCCTCGGTGTGCTGCTGACGGGAATCATGCTCTTCCCGGTCTACTGGATGGTCAACGTGTCCTTCACCCGCGACCAGGACATGCGCAAGAGCCCACCCGACCTGTTCCCGGTGCACGGCACCCTGGCCGGCTACCGGGCCGTCCTCGACGACCAGTTGCCCTACCTCGGCACCAGCCTCGTCGTCGGACTCGGCACCGTCGCCCTGACCGTGGCCCTGGCCGCGCCCGCCGGCTACGCGCTGGCCAAGCTGCGCCCCCGCGGGGGCGGCGTCCTCAGCTTCGTCCTGCTGGCCGCCCAGATGATCCCCGGCATCATCATGGCGATGGGCTTCTACGCCATCTACCTCCAGCTCGACCTGCTCCAGTCCGTCCCCGGCCTGATCGTCGCCGACTCCACCCTGGCCGTGCCCTTCGCGGTGCTCATCTTCACCGCGTTCATGTCCGGCATCCCCGGCGAACTCCTCCAGGCCGCCCGGACCGACGGCGCCGGGCCGCTGCGCACCTTCTGGTCCGTCGTGCTGCCGATGAGCCGCAACGCCGTCGTCACGGTGTCGCTGTTCGCGTTCCTGTGGTCCTGGTCCGACTTCGTCCTGGCCAGCACCCTCGTCAACGGCGGCGCCCACGAGCCGATCACGCTCGGCATCTACCACTACATCGGCAACAACAACCAGGAGTGGAACGCCATCATGGCCACCGCCGTCGTGGCCTCCCTGCCCGCCGCGGTCATCCTCGTCCTCGCCCAGCGCTATGTCGCCGCCGGTGTGACCGCCGGTGCCGTCAAGGACTGA
- a CDS encoding carbohydrate ABC transporter permease, which produces MSATLQQPDRRATLGGPAPTTAPRRRPTSQQWAAWAFLTPVTLYLVLFYAYPLYRNLDLSLRDYTVRSFVQGDAPFTGLANYRTILDDPTFAPALLHTVVFTAVCLVLQYALGLALAVFFNQHFRLSATLRALFLVPWLLPLIVSASTWSWMLSSESGVVNALLSAVGIDPVNWLTSPDWSLTSVIIANVWIGVPFNLVVLYSGLQSIPTSLYEAAALDGAGAWQRFWRITFPLLRPVSAITLLLGLVYTLKVFDIIWIMTKGGPADSSTTFATWSYQLGFGNLVPAFGPGAAVGNLLVVAALVFGLVYVRVQRKQALS; this is translated from the coding sequence ATGAGTGCCACGCTCCAGCAGCCGGACCGCCGGGCCACGCTCGGCGGTCCGGCCCCCACCACCGCACCGCGCCGCCGCCCCACCTCCCAGCAGTGGGCCGCCTGGGCGTTCCTCACCCCGGTGACCCTCTACCTCGTCCTCTTCTACGCCTATCCGCTTTACCGCAACCTCGATCTGAGCCTGCGCGACTACACCGTCCGCTCCTTCGTCCAGGGCGACGCGCCCTTCACCGGTCTCGCCAACTACCGCACGATTCTGGACGATCCGACCTTCGCGCCCGCCCTGCTGCACACCGTGGTGTTCACCGCCGTGTGCCTGGTGTTGCAGTACGCCCTCGGTCTGGCCCTCGCGGTCTTCTTCAACCAGCACTTCCGGCTCTCGGCCACCCTGCGGGCCCTGTTCCTGGTGCCGTGGCTGCTGCCGCTGATCGTGTCGGCCTCGACCTGGTCCTGGATGCTCAGCAGTGAATCGGGGGTGGTGAACGCCCTGTTGAGCGCCGTCGGCATCGACCCGGTCAACTGGCTGACCTCGCCGGACTGGTCACTGACCTCGGTGATCATCGCCAACGTCTGGATCGGCGTCCCCTTCAACCTGGTCGTGCTCTACAGCGGCCTCCAGTCCATCCCGACCTCGCTGTACGAGGCCGCCGCCCTCGACGGCGCGGGCGCCTGGCAGCGGTTCTGGCGCATCACCTTCCCGCTGCTGCGCCCGGTCTCCGCGATCACCCTGCTGCTGGGCCTCGTCTACACGCTCAAGGTCTTCGACATCATCTGGATCATGACCAAGGGCGGTCCCGCGGACTCGTCCACCACCTTCGCCACCTGGTCCTACCAGCTCGGCTTCGGCAACCTGGTGCCCGCCTTCGGCCCGGGCGCGGCCGTCGGCAACCTCCTCGTGGTCGCCGCGCTGGTCTTCGGCCTGGTCTACGTCCGGGTGCAGAGAAAGCAGGCGCTGTCATGA
- a CDS encoding LacI family DNA-binding transcriptional regulator, protein MNIGEIARRAGVSRSTVSYALSGKRPVSEDTRRKIQQVVDELGYRPSASARALANGRTSTIGLVFPPAGNHYTGMQLDFIGSVVEAAAAYDYDVLLSPSGVDSDRSFQRLLAERRVDGAILMEIRLADDRVDHLAELDFPFVAIGRTARPEGDWWVALDHTALAAACVHHLADLGHRRVAFVNRPEQLLRAGYESAHRGLDGFTKAAAERGLTVRTYCCGDDAASGQTCVERILHDDPDTTALVTLNEAALGGIYRGLAEAGRHVPRDFSITGVVAGRWAETVTPQLTAADVPAAELGRLAVELLVERLDDPDAPPRHHLLTPPISLRASTGPAGVATA, encoded by the coding sequence GTGAACATCGGTGAGATCGCCCGGCGGGCCGGTGTCTCCCGCAGCACCGTCTCCTATGCCCTGAGCGGCAAGCGCCCGGTCTCGGAGGACACCCGACGCAAGATCCAGCAGGTCGTCGACGAACTGGGCTACCGGCCCAGCGCCAGCGCCCGCGCCCTGGCCAACGGGCGGACCAGCACGATCGGGCTGGTCTTCCCACCGGCCGGGAACCACTACACGGGCATGCAGCTCGACTTCATCGGCAGCGTGGTGGAGGCCGCCGCGGCCTACGACTACGACGTGCTGCTGTCACCCAGCGGCGTCGACAGCGACCGTTCCTTCCAGCGGCTGCTGGCGGAGCGGCGGGTGGACGGCGCGATCCTGATGGAGATCAGGCTGGCGGACGACCGGGTCGATCACCTGGCCGAGCTGGACTTCCCCTTCGTCGCCATCGGCCGCACCGCCCGCCCCGAGGGCGACTGGTGGGTGGCGCTCGACCACACCGCCCTGGCGGCGGCGTGCGTGCACCACCTGGCGGACCTCGGCCACCGCCGGGTCGCCTTCGTCAACCGGCCCGAGCAGCTGCTGCGGGCCGGATACGAGTCCGCCCACCGCGGCCTGGACGGCTTCACCAAGGCCGCCGCCGAGCGTGGGCTGACGGTCCGGACGTACTGCTGCGGGGACGACGCGGCCTCGGGGCAGACCTGCGTGGAACGCATCCTGCACGACGACCCGGACACCACCGCCCTGGTCACCCTGAACGAGGCCGCCCTCGGCGGCATCTACCGGGGGCTCGCCGAGGCGGGCCGCCATGTCCCGCGCGACTTCTCCATCACCGGTGTCGTGGCCGGCCGCTGGGCGGAGACGGTGACCCCGCAGCTCACGGCGGCGGACGTACCGGCGGCCGAGTTGGGCCGTCTCGCCGTCGAGCTGTTGGTGGAGCGGCTCGACGATCCTGACGCGCCGCCCCGGCACCATCTGCTCACGCCGCCGATCTCCTTGCGGGCCAGTACCGGGCCCGCGGGGGTCGCCACCGCCTGA